A portion of the Campylobacter concisus ATCC 51562 genome contains these proteins:
- the hisA gene encoding 1-(5-phosphoribosyl)-5-[(5-phosphoribosylamino)methylideneamino]imidazole-4-carboxamide isomerase yields MEIFPAIDLKEGQAARLSKGLMQSAKIYSNEPSELAKKFEDYGAKWLHVVDLDGAFAGETINFKTIEKITKATNLSVQVGGGIRDEERIKRYLDLGVSRVILGSVALRDPEFTAKMAEIYRVVVGIDAKDGYVAVQGWGEISNIKAVDLARKFADVGVEAVICTDINKDGMLGGVNVEFSLQIARNSKLETIASGGVSDINDILMLKATNEISGVIVGKAYYEGLLDLKKAFKLLR; encoded by the coding sequence ATGGAAATTTTTCCAGCGATTGATTTAAAAGAGGGACAAGCGGCTAGACTTAGCAAAGGTCTTATGCAAAGTGCAAAAATTTATAGCAACGAGCCAAGTGAACTTGCTAAGAAATTTGAAGATTATGGCGCAAAATGGCTTCATGTGGTTGATTTAGATGGTGCATTTGCTGGAGAGACGATAAATTTTAAAACAATTGAAAAGATTACAAAGGCTACAAATTTAAGCGTCCAAGTGGGTGGTGGCATAAGAGATGAAGAGCGAATAAAACGCTATTTAGACCTTGGAGTTAGTAGAGTGATCCTTGGCTCAGTAGCTCTTAGAGATCCAGAATTTACAGCAAAAATGGCTGAAATTTATAGAGTTGTAGTTGGCATTGACGCAAAAGATGGCTATGTGGCCGTGCAAGGTTGGGGTGAGATCTCAAATATAAAAGCAGTTGATCTTGCAAGAAAATTTGCAGATGTTGGCGTGGAAGCTGTGATTTGCACCGATATTAATAAGGATGGAATGCTTGGCGGAGTCAATGTTGAGTTTAGCTTGCAAATAGCTAGAAATAGCAAGCTTGAGACGATAGCAAGTGGTGGCGTGAGTGATATAAATGATATTTTGATGCTAAAAGCCACAAATGAGATTAGTGGCGTAATAGTTGGGAAAGCCTACTATGAGGGGTTGCTTGACCTAAAAAAGGCCTTTAAACTACTTAGATAG
- a CDS encoding chemotaxis response regulator CheY, with the protein MKILVVDDSSTMRRIIKNTLQRLGHQEILEAEHGLEAWNILTQNEGIEVLITDWNMPEMNGLELVKKVRAEQKYVDMPIIMVTTEGGKAEVITALKAGVNNYIVKPFTPQVLKEKLEDVLG; encoded by the coding sequence GTGAAGATTTTGGTTGTAGATGACAGTTCAACAATGAGAAGAATCATAAAAAATACTTTACAAAGGTTAGGACATCAAGAAATTCTTGAGGCTGAGCACGGTCTTGAGGCCTGGAATATCTTAACTCAAAACGAAGGTATCGAAGTTCTTATCACTGACTGGAATATGCCTGAGATGAATGGTCTTGAGCTTGTTAAAAAGGTAAGAGCAGAGCAAAAGTATGTTGATATGCCTATCATAATGGTAACAACAGAGGGCGGAAAAGCCGAAGTTATAACAGCTTTAAAAGCAGGTGTTAATAACTACATCGTTAAACCTTTTACGCCACAAGTTTTAAAAGAGAAGCTTGAAGACGTTCTTGGTTAA
- the pglD gene encoding UDP-N-acetylbacillosamine N-acetyltransferase — MAKTKKIYIYGASGHGLVVADIARSNGYDEIVFLDDASECKFSPELEKADIIIAIGENKTRQKISQKVEAAGFEIVNLIHKSAVVSESAVIEKGVVVMPNAVINAKAHIKEGAIMNSGAVIEHECVIGKFAHISPNAALAGNVSVGEFTHIGIGSSVIQGISIGKNCIIGAGSVVVRDIKDGTKAYGVPACERAKI, encoded by the coding sequence ATGGCAAAAACTAAGAAAATTTACATCTACGGAGCAAGCGGTCACGGGCTAGTCGTAGCTGACATCGCTAGAAGCAACGGCTATGATGAGATAGTTTTTTTAGATGATGCTAGTGAGTGTAAATTTAGCCCAGAGCTTGAAAAAGCAGACATTATAATAGCTATTGGCGAAAACAAAACAAGGCAAAAGATCAGCCAAAAGGTCGAGGCCGCTGGCTTTGAGATAGTAAATTTGATCCATAAAAGCGCGGTTGTGAGCGAAAGTGCCGTGATAGAAAAAGGCGTAGTTGTCATGCCAAATGCCGTTATAAACGCAAAAGCTCACATAAAAGAGGGCGCTATCATGAATTCTGGCGCGGTGATAGAGCATGAGTGCGTGATAGGTAAATTTGCTCACATCAGCCCAAATGCAGCCCTTGCTGGAAACGTTAGCGTGGGCGAATTTACGCACATAGGTATCGGCTCAAGCGTCATTCAAGGTATAAGCATTGGCAAAAACTGCATCATCGGTGCTGGAAGCGTGGTTGTTAGAGATATAAAAGATGGCACAAAGGCTTACGGCGTGCCAGCATGCGAGCGCGCTAAGATATAA
- the pglF gene encoding UDP-N-acetylglucosamine 4,6-dehydratase (configuration-retaining) codes for MFHATKLKRLVFFLLGDVFIFIFSIYAAYLLRFNADIPDIYVQGLFVTAGFLIVFKLFFMWMFKIYKVPWRFFGLNEARKIFLAHVCSAVLFTIVFFIIQDFLNPYPRSVIFIDLLISCLLVGLLRISKRMVLDFSNRPHKGEPCIVIGATSKALHVLRGLKQGYLDYYAVGVVDGRSDLVGTYCDGFLVQDKKEIPSLIKDYDAKTAIIALALDQDELQALVDELTGYGIRDMKLFSLIENEPIKDISIEDLLARKPKDLNPEAISNFLKDKRVLVTGAGGSIGSEICKQCLKYGVSELVMVEHSEFNLYKIGEDTKDKRTVSKLVNITNLKDFEEVFEEFRPEIVIHAAAYKHVPLCELNPRSAVENNILGTKNAVDLSKKYGVKKFVMISSDKAVRPTNIMGTTKRVCELYALNSNEAGVCEIVCVRFGNVLGSSGSVIPKFKAQIAANRPLSVTHPEITRYFMLTSEACQLVLQAASIAKGGELFVLDMGEPVKIVDLAKKMLLLSNKEHLGIEFVGLRPGEKLYEELLINKDDVQTKYESIFVTHSEPYDLALLNSQISELLQLEDNEIAPALKVIVPEFNHALNLKG; via the coding sequence ATGTTTCATGCAACAAAGTTAAAAAGGCTCGTATTTTTCCTTCTTGGCGATGTTTTTATATTTATCTTTTCGATATATGCGGCTTATCTTTTAAGGTTTAACGCCGACATCCCAGATATCTACGTGCAAGGGCTTTTTGTAACGGCTGGATTTTTGATCGTATTTAAGCTCTTTTTTATGTGGATGTTTAAAATTTACAAGGTACCGTGGAGGTTTTTTGGATTAAACGAAGCAAGAAAAATTTTCCTAGCTCACGTTTGCTCAGCGGTTTTATTTACGATCGTTTTTTTTATCATTCAAGATTTTTTAAATCCATACCCAAGAAGCGTTATTTTCATTGATCTTCTTATTTCATGCTTGCTCGTTGGGCTTTTAAGAATTTCAAAACGCATGGTGCTTGACTTTTCAAATAGACCTCACAAAGGTGAGCCTTGTATTGTTATAGGTGCAACGTCAAAAGCGCTTCACGTCTTGCGTGGCTTAAAACAAGGTTATCTTGACTACTACGCGGTTGGAGTGGTAGATGGCAGGAGCGATCTTGTTGGCACTTATTGTGATGGATTTTTAGTGCAAGATAAAAAAGAGATACCAAGCCTTATAAAAGATTATGATGCAAAGACTGCTATCATCGCGCTTGCATTAGATCAAGATGAGCTTCAAGCTCTAGTTGATGAGCTAACTGGATATGGCATAAGAGATATGAAACTCTTTTCGCTTATCGAAAATGAGCCGATCAAAGATATCTCGATCGAAGATTTGCTCGCTAGAAAGCCAAAAGATTTAAACCCAGAGGCTATTTCAAATTTCTTAAAAGATAAAAGAGTGCTTGTCACTGGAGCTGGCGGTAGTATAGGAAGCGAAATTTGTAAGCAGTGTTTGAAATATGGCGTAAGTGAGCTTGTAATGGTTGAGCACAGCGAGTTTAATCTTTATAAAATAGGCGAAGATACAAAAGATAAAAGAACTGTTAGTAAGCTTGTAAATATCACAAATTTAAAAGATTTTGAAGAGGTTTTTGAAGAATTTAGACCAGAGATCGTCATCCACGCTGCGGCCTACAAGCACGTGCCACTTTGCGAGCTAAATCCTCGCTCAGCAGTTGAAAACAACATCCTTGGTACGAAAAATGCAGTCGATCTTTCAAAAAAATATGGTGTTAAAAAATTTGTCATGATCTCATCAGACAAGGCTGTGCGTCCAACAAACATAATGGGTACAACTAAGCGTGTTTGTGAGCTTTATGCACTAAATTCAAACGAAGCAGGTGTATGTGAGATAGTTTGCGTGCGCTTTGGTAACGTCCTTGGCTCAAGCGGATCTGTTATACCTAAATTTAAAGCACAGATCGCTGCAAATAGGCCACTAAGCGTCACGCACCCAGAGATTACAAGATATTTTATGCTCACATCTGAGGCGTGTCAGCTAGTCCTTCAAGCAGCCTCTATCGCAAAAGGTGGAGAGCTTTTCGTACTTGATATGGGCGAGCCTGTTAAGATAGTTGATCTTGCTAAAAAGATGCTTCTTCTTTCAAATAAAGAGCATCTGGGTATAGAATTTGTAGGTCTTAGACCAGGCGAGAAGCTTTATGAAGAGCTGCTTATCAACAAAGATGACGTTCAAACTAAGTATGAATCGATCTTTGTGACGCATTCAGAGCCTTACGATTTAGCGCTTTTAAACTCGCAGATAAGTGAGCTTTTACAGCTTGAGGATAATGAGATCGCACCTGCGCTTAAGGTTATCGTGCCTGAGTTTAATCATGCGCTAAATTTAAAAGGCTAA
- a CDS encoding STT3 domain-containing protein codes for MNRNLFFKNYSLYLMIFVAVLFGMVCRLYWVFWASEYPVFFWNNELMISTNDGYAFAEGARDMLAGFHQENDLSYYGYPLSTLTYWIVKFLGVKLETAMIYMSVFFSSLVAVPVILIANEYKLKFAGFIAALLAVVANSYYNRTMAGYYDTDMLIIPLSVFVVWGLVRVLEKKDAKSLIIAPLSALIYMWWYSSAFSLISILTGLFLLYTLVFDRKNPLFYHEISLLLLAISNLDLSLKFALVFALYALCLFKKEVINLKFALGVLVVVFAVFVIRGGLNPIIFQLKFYVFRDAPEVGGMSFHFFNVNQTIQESSIVDFTLFCERISANVITFLISLAGVALFCFKNRSFAVSLGMLALGFLAFKSGLRFTIYAVPIMALGFGYLVEFILSNLKLKGAVLNLARAFITVLALTPALIHIYGYKAEPVFVHKEVEILNKLKGIAGREDYVVAWWDYGYPIRYYSDVKTLIDGGKHLGRENFAVSFALGSDEMSSANMARLDVEYTERNFKERFNGNLAQILKERNTSIDQFFGDIKEANFSLPAKTRDIYYYLPDRMLGIFPTILQFSKIDLKSGKNLNNGLFIVTRAISQNENGIRLNGGFTLTSDVTNLIYDGNILPLKSFIETDYNEAGKLNVKEYKNNESSNISVIFMRDYGRFIILDESILNSAYIQLFVLERYDPKIFEPVILDGAAKIYKLKR; via the coding sequence ATGAATAGAAATTTATTTTTTAAAAATTACTCTTTATACTTGATGATATTTGTCGCGGTCCTTTTTGGCATGGTTTGTAGGCTCTACTGGGTCTTTTGGGCAAGTGAATATCCAGTATTTTTCTGGAACAACGAGCTAATGATCAGTACAAACGACGGCTACGCATTTGCCGAGGGCGCAAGGGATATGCTGGCTGGCTTTCACCAAGAAAATGATCTTAGCTACTACGGCTATCCGCTCTCGACGCTTACTTACTGGATCGTGAAATTTCTGGGCGTCAAGCTTGAGACGGCGATGATTTATATGAGCGTATTTTTCTCATCGCTTGTGGCTGTGCCAGTTATCTTAATCGCAAATGAGTATAAGCTAAAATTTGCTGGCTTCATCGCTGCACTTCTTGCGGTGGTCGCAAATAGCTACTACAACCGCACTATGGCAGGATACTACGATACTGATATGCTCATCATCCCACTTAGCGTCTTTGTCGTTTGGGGACTTGTTAGAGTACTTGAGAAAAAGGACGCAAAGAGCTTAATAATCGCGCCTCTTAGCGCACTTATTTATATGTGGTGGTATTCAAGCGCTTTTTCGCTTATTAGTATTTTAACTGGGCTATTTTTACTTTATACGCTCGTTTTTGATAGGAAAAATCCACTTTTTTACCATGAAATTTCACTGCTTTTACTTGCTATTTCGAACCTTGATCTATCGCTTAAATTTGCCCTAGTATTTGCACTTTATGCACTTTGTCTCTTTAAAAAAGAGGTGATAAATTTAAAATTTGCTCTTGGTGTTTTGGTTGTTGTTTTTGCTGTTTTTGTCATTCGTGGCGGACTAAATCCGATTATTTTTCAGCTTAAATTTTACGTCTTTAGAGATGCGCCTGAAGTTGGCGGCATGAGCTTTCACTTTTTTAATGTCAATCAAACCATCCAAGAGTCAAGTATCGTTGATTTTACGCTATTTTGCGAGAGGATCAGCGCAAATGTCATCACATTTTTGATCTCGCTTGCTGGCGTTGCTCTTTTTTGTTTTAAAAACCGCTCATTTGCCGTCTCGCTTGGCATGCTAGCACTTGGCTTTTTGGCATTTAAAAGTGGCCTTAGATTTACCATTTACGCTGTGCCTATCATGGCGCTTGGCTTTGGCTATTTAGTGGAATTTATACTTTCAAATTTAAAGCTAAAAGGAGCGGTGCTAAATCTTGCGAGAGCTTTTATAACCGTGCTTGCTCTTACTCCAGCGCTCATTCATATCTATGGCTACAAAGCTGAGCCAGTTTTTGTGCACAAAGAGGTTGAAATTTTAAATAAGCTAAAAGGCATCGCAGGACGCGAGGACTACGTGGTTGCGTGGTGGGACTATGGATATCCGATCAGATATTACAGCGATGTTAAGACGCTCATTGATGGTGGAAAGCACCTTGGACGCGAAAATTTTGCCGTGAGTTTTGCGCTTGGAAGCGATGAGATGAGCTCGGCAAATATGGCAAGGCTTGATGTTGAGTACACAGAGAGAAATTTCAAGGAGCGATTTAACGGCAACTTGGCTCAAATTTTAAAAGAAAGAAACACAAGTATTGATCAGTTTTTTGGTGATATAAAAGAGGCAAATTTTAGCTTGCCAGCAAAGACAAGGGATATTTATTACTATCTTCCAGATAGGATGCTTGGTATTTTTCCAACCATTTTGCAGTTTAGCAAGATCGATCTAAAAAGCGGTAAAAATTTAAACAATGGCCTTTTTATCGTCACAAGAGCGATCTCTCAAAATGAAAATGGCATTAGACTAAATGGTGGATTTACGCTCACAAGTGATGTCACAAATTTAATCTATGATGGCAACATCTTGCCTCTTAAATCTTTCATAGAGACTGATTATAATGAGGCTGGCAAGCTAAATGTCAAAGAGTATAAAAATAACGAAAGCTCAAATATTTCTGTCATTTTTATGAGAGATTATGGTAGGTTTATCATCCTTGATGAAAGTATTTTAAATAGCGCATACATCCAGCTTTTTGTGCTTGAAAGGTACGATCCAAAAATTTTTGAGCCAGTCATACTTGATGGGGCGGCAAAAATTTATAAATTAAAGAGGTAA
- the hisH gene encoding imidazole glycerol phosphate synthase subunit HisH, producing the protein MIAIIDYGAGNIKSVINAFDFLDKKCALVSKPENLKEYSHIVLPGVGAFGEAMKKLKFNSMDEAIKEAVKSGKAFIGICLGMQLLFERSFEFGEHEGLSLLPGEVVKFNEANFDKPLKIPHIGWNALEFKQNSPLNLGLKELEYLYFVHSYHVICDDKFALAKTTYGYEFTSAVWHENIFGFQPHPEKSHEAGLKILENFARL; encoded by the coding sequence ATGATAGCGATAATTGACTATGGGGCCGGAAATATCAAAAGTGTGATAAATGCTTTCGATTTTCTTGACAAAAAATGTGCCTTAGTAAGTAAGCCCGAAAATTTAAAGGAGTATTCGCACATTGTTTTACCAGGCGTTGGAGCTTTTGGTGAGGCGATGAAGAAACTAAAATTTAACAGCATGGATGAAGCGATAAAAGAAGCTGTGAAAAGTGGAAAAGCCTTTATAGGAATTTGCCTTGGTATGCAGCTTTTATTTGAGCGAAGCTTTGAGTTTGGCGAGCATGAGGGACTCTCTCTTTTGCCTGGTGAGGTCGTAAAATTTAATGAAGCTAATTTCGATAAACCATTAAAGATACCCCATATTGGTTGGAACGCTTTGGAATTTAAGCAAAATAGTCCATTAAATTTAGGACTAAAAGAGCTTGAGTATTTATATTTTGTACATAGCTATCATGTGATTTGTGATGATAAATTTGCACTGGCAAAGACGACTTATGGATATGAATTTACAAGTGCGGTTTGGCATGAAAATATCTTTGGCTTTCAGCCTCATCCAGAAAAAAGTCATGAAGCTGGACTTAAAATTTTAGAGAATTTTGCGAGGTTATGA
- a CDS encoding glycosyltransferase, with translation MKKLAVFLYSMGPGGAERNVANLLPFLVKRYEVHLILMSKVIAYEIPSEVQIHFIENSDPYESGLKKLARLFLAMPMLAFKYKKLCQNLGIDMQFVLMNRPCYIASIARILGFKKRLVISERSCPSILYKNDLSGRVNKFLLTHLYKKADLILANAAGNKEDLVQNFGMSEDKTKVLYNALDLKTINLLKDEPLEDGFRPFFINIGRLDSGKNQAMLIKIIASINDPRATLGILGKGPLKDELQNLIDKFDVGERVKLLGTDKNPFKHIKNASCLLCASRFEGFSNVLLEALACEKTIISTEHKSGAKELLGESEFGILVPVDDENAMKEAMIKVLNVPEIRQNFEKVAYNRAKFFDSENIASKLINFLENPNE, from the coding sequence GTGAAAAAATTAGCCGTTTTTTTATACTCGATGGGACCTGGTGGGGCTGAGCGAAATGTGGCAAATTTACTGCCATTTTTAGTTAAACGTTATGAAGTTCATCTCATCTTAATGAGTAAGGTCATCGCCTACGAGATCCCAAGCGAGGTGCAAATCCACTTTATAGAAAATAGCGACCCTTACGAGAGCGGACTAAAGAAGCTTGCAAGGCTCTTTTTAGCGATGCCAATGCTTGCCTTTAAGTATAAAAAACTTTGTCAAAACTTAGGCATAGACATGCAGTTTGTGCTGATGAACCGCCCTTGTTATATCGCTTCAATAGCTAGAATTTTGGGCTTTAAAAAAAGGCTAGTTATCAGCGAGCGAAGCTGTCCGTCTATCCTATACAAAAACGATCTAAGCGGCAGAGTTAATAAATTTTTGCTCACTCATCTTTATAAAAAGGCTGATCTAATCCTCGCAAATGCAGCTGGCAATAAAGAGGATCTGGTGCAAAATTTTGGCATGAGCGAGGACAAAACAAAGGTGCTTTATAACGCCCTTGATCTAAAAACTATAAATTTGCTAAAAGATGAGCCACTTGAGGATGGTTTTAGGCCATTTTTCATAAACATCGGCCGCCTTGATAGCGGTAAAAATCAAGCCATGCTAATAAAAATAATAGCTTCGATTAACGACCCTCGCGCTACGCTTGGCATTTTGGGAAAAGGGCCTTTAAAGGATGAGCTGCAAAATTTGATAGATAAATTTGATGTGGGCGAGCGAGTAAAGCTTCTTGGCACTGATAAAAATCCATTTAAACATATAAAAAATGCTTCTTGCTTGCTTTGTGCTTCGCGTTTTGAGGGCTTTTCAAATGTCCTTTTAGAGGCACTAGCGTGCGAAAAAACTATCATCTCAACCGAGCATAAAAGCGGTGCGAAGGAGCTTTTGGGCGAGAGTGAGTTTGGTATTTTGGTACCAGTTGATGACGAAAATGCGATGAAAGAGGCGATGATAAAGGTGCTTAATGTGCCTGAAATAAGGCAAAATTTTGAAAAGGTTGCGTATAATCGGGCTAAATTTTTTGATAGTGAAAATATAGCGAGCAAGCTTATAAATTTTTTGGAAAATCCTAATGAATAG
- the pglC gene encoding undecaprenyl phosphate N,N'-diacetylbacillosamine 1-phosphate transferase encodes MYRNFLKRVIDILGALFLLILTSPIIIATAIFIYFKVSRDVIFTQARPGLNEKIFKIYKFKTMSDERDANGELLPDEQRLGRFGKLIRSLSLDELPQLFNVLKGDMSFIGPRPLLVEYLPIYNETQKHRHDVRPGITGLAQVNGRNAISWEKKFEYDVYYAKNLSFMLDVKIALQTIEKVLKRSGVSKEGQATTEKFNGKN; translated from the coding sequence ATGTATAGAAATTTTTTAAAGAGGGTGATTGATATTTTGGGGGCTTTGTTTTTGCTCATTTTAACGTCACCTATCATCATAGCAACGGCGATTTTTATCTATTTTAAAGTAAGCCGTGATGTTATTTTCACGCAGGCAAGACCAGGTCTTAATGAGAAAATTTTTAAAATTTATAAATTTAAGACGATGAGCGATGAGCGTGACGCAAATGGCGAGCTCTTGCCAGATGAGCAGCGTCTTGGTAGATTTGGTAAGCTAATCCGTTCGCTTAGCCTCGATGAGCTACCACAGCTATTTAACGTGCTAAAGGGCGACATGAGCTTCATTGGGCCAAGGCCGCTTTTAGTTGAGTATCTGCCTATTTATAACGAAACGCAAAAGCACCGCCACGACGTACGTCCAGGTATCACAGGGCTAGCGCAAGTAAATGGCAGAAACGCCATAAGCTGGGAGAAAAAATTTGAGTACGACGTCTATTACGCTAAAAATTTAAGCTTTATGCTTGATGTAAAGATTGCCTTACAGACCATCGAAAAGGTGCTAAAACGAAGTGGCGTCAGCAAAGAGGGGCAGGCTACGACGGAGAAATTTAATGGCAAAAACTAA
- the pglA gene encoding N,N'-diacetylbacillosaminyl-diphospho-undecaprenol alpha-1,3-N-acetylgalactosaminyltransferase → MARIGFLSHADMSIHFFRRPIMQALKDMGHEVFAIAPKGNFTDELAKSFHSVTYELDKASLNPLTVINNSKKLSQILGELNLDLLQTGAHKSNVFGTFAAKNAGIKHVINLVEGLGSFYIDDDLKTKAVRFVMESLYKLSFAKADACVFVNDSDADYMISKNLIDKSKVCRIKSVGVDTAKFDPAITQEADLGDKKVILMIARAMWHKGVREFYEAAEILNGYKNCEFVFVGEGFAGNKSTADESFLKGGKVRYLGARNDIPQLLKASYLLALPSYKEGFPRTVLEAMSMAKAVVASDVTGCNEAVKDGYNGLLCKVKDANDLADKIKILLDDEELCARLGQNGRDWAVSEFDEKQIAKRYIEIYRKFIDV, encoded by the coding sequence ATGGCAAGGATAGGGTTTTTAAGCCACGCTGATATGAGTATACACTTTTTTAGACGCCCTATAATGCAGGCTTTAAAAGATATGGGGCATGAGGTTTTTGCTATCGCTCCAAAAGGAAATTTTACTGATGAGCTTGCTAAAAGCTTTCACTCTGTCACTTACGAGCTTGACAAAGCCAGCTTAAATCCGCTAACAGTGATAAATAACTCCAAAAAACTTTCTCAAATTTTGGGCGAGCTAAATTTAGACCTGCTGCAAACTGGCGCTCACAAGTCAAATGTATTTGGTACGTTTGCCGCTAAAAACGCTGGTATAAAGCACGTGATAAATTTGGTTGAAGGTCTTGGTAGCTTTTATATCGATGATGATCTTAAGACAAAGGCTGTGCGTTTTGTCATGGAGAGCCTTTATAAGCTCTCTTTTGCAAAAGCCGATGCTTGCGTGTTTGTAAACGATTCGGACGCTGATTATATGATTTCAAAAAATTTGATAGATAAAAGCAAAGTTTGCCGCATAAAAAGTGTCGGTGTTGATACTGCTAAATTTGACCCAGCTATCACGCAGGAGGCTGATCTTGGCGATAAAAAGGTGATTCTCATGATCGCAAGAGCTATGTGGCACAAGGGTGTTCGAGAATTTTACGAGGCAGCTGAAATTTTAAATGGCTACAAAAACTGCGAATTTGTCTTTGTGGGCGAGGGTTTTGCTGGTAATAAATCAACCGCAGATGAAAGCTTTTTAAAAGGTGGCAAGGTGCGATATCTTGGCGCTAGAAACGACATACCACAGCTTTTAAAGGCTTCTTACTTGCTGGCACTCCCTAGCTATAAAGAGGGCTTTCCAAGAACGGTTTTAGAGGCGATGAGTATGGCTAAAGCAGTCGTTGCTAGCGATGTGACAGGCTGCAACGAAGCAGTAAAGGATGGCTACAACGGGCTTTTATGCAAAGTAAAAGACGCAAATGATCTTGCTGACAAGATAAAAATTTTGCTTGATGATGAGGAGCTTTGTGCTAGACTTGGTCAAAATGGCAGGGACTGGGCAGTTAGCGAGTTTGACGAGAAGCAAATCGCAAAAAGATATATAGAAATTTATAGGAAATTTATAGATGTATAG
- the pglE gene encoding UDP-N-acetylbacillosamine transaminase, with the protein MDRVFLSPPNMSGKEQEYIKKVFESNYIAPLGEYVNKFEESIKNYTGAKDALALSAGTAALHLALRVLGVKEGDFVLASSFTFMASVSPILYEKATPVFIDCDESWNLSPELLKKAISNLPKKPKALVVTHLYGQASKMKEICEICQNEGIALVEDAAEALGGFYGGKALGTFGVMGAYSFNGNKIITTSGGGMLVGDKEFVEKARFYSTQAREPLLHYEHKDYGYNYRLSNVLGAIGVAQMEILEKRVEQKRKVFEIYEKELVDILEFMPELPNSRGNRWLTTGVFAKKDAHLKVIKALADENIESRPLWKPMHLQPVFNGALSFVDGYSEDLFSRGICLPSGSDMSEQTQERVIKIVKENA; encoded by the coding sequence ATGGATAGGGTTTTTTTATCTCCACCAAATATGAGCGGAAAAGAGCAAGAATATATAAAAAAAGTTTTTGAAAGTAACTATATAGCGCCACTTGGCGAGTATGTAAATAAATTTGAAGAAAGTATAAAAAACTACACCGGAGCAAAAGATGCTCTTGCACTAAGCGCTGGAACGGCGGCACTTCACCTAGCACTTCGCGTCCTTGGCGTAAAAGAGGGCGACTTTGTACTGGCTTCTAGTTTTACTTTCATGGCTTCAGTCTCGCCTATACTTTATGAAAAAGCAACTCCAGTCTTCATCGACTGCGACGAGAGCTGGAATTTAAGCCCAGAACTACTTAAAAAAGCGATCTCAAATTTACCTAAAAAGCCAAAGGCATTAGTCGTTACTCATCTTTACGGACAAGCTTCAAAGATGAAAGAAATTTGTGAAATTTGCCAAAATGAGGGCATCGCTTTGGTTGAAGATGCAGCTGAAGCACTTGGCGGATTTTACGGCGGTAAGGCGCTTGGCACATTTGGCGTGATGGGCGCATATAGTTTTAACGGCAACAAGATCATCACTACTTCAGGCGGCGGTATGCTAGTTGGCGACAAGGAATTTGTAGAAAAAGCTAGATTTTATAGCACTCAAGCTAGAGAGCCTTTGCTTCACTACGAGCACAAAGACTATGGCTACAACTATCGCTTAAGCAACGTATTAGGTGCTATTGGCGTGGCTCAGATGGAAATTTTGGAAAAAAGAGTCGAGCAAAAGAGAAAAGTCTTTGAAATTTATGAAAAAGAGCTTGTCGATATTTTAGAATTTATGCCAGAACTGCCAAATTCTCGTGGTAACAGATGGCTCACAACTGGCGTTTTTGCTAAAAAAGATGCACATTTAAAAGTTATCAAAGCACTAGCTGATGAAAATATTGAGAGTCGCCCACTTTGGAAGCCTATGCACTTGCAGCCTGTATTTAATGGTGCATTAAGCTTTGTCGATGGATATAGCGAAGATCTATTTTCAAGAGGAATTTGCTTGCCAAGTGGCAGTGATATGAGCGAGCAGACACAAGAAAGAGTAATAAAAATAGTCAAGGAAAATGCGTAA